In Passer domesticus isolate bPasDom1 chromosome 9, bPasDom1.hap1, whole genome shotgun sequence, a genomic segment contains:
- the LHFPL4 gene encoding LHFPL tetraspan subfamily member 4 protein encodes MLPSQEASKLYHDNYVRNSRAIGVLWAIFTICFAIINVVVFIQPYWVGDSVNTPKPGYFGLFHYCVGSGLAGRELSCRGSFTDFSTIPSGAFQAAAFFVLLSMVLTLGCITCFALFFFCNTATVYKICAWMQLLAALCLVLGCMIFPDGWDAETIRDMCGEKTGKYSLGDCSVRWAYILAIIGILNALILSFLAFVLGNRQNDLLHEELKTESKDFVGTARI; translated from the exons ATGCTGCCCTCGCAGGAAGCCTCCAAGCTGTACCATGACAACTACGTGCGGAACTCGCGCGCCATCGGCGTGCTCTGGGCCATCTTCACCATCTGCTTCGCCATCATCAACGTGGTGGTCTTCATCCAGCCCTACTGGGTGGGCGACAGCGTTAACACGCCCAAGCCCGGGTACTTCGGGCTGTTCCACTACTGCGTGGGCAGCGGGCTGGCGGGCCGGGAGCTGTCGTGCCGCGGCTCCTTCACCGACTTCAGCACCATCCCCTCGGGCGCCTTCCAGGCGGCCGCGTTCTTCGTGCTGCTCTCCATGGTGCTGACGCTGGGCTGCATCACCTGCTTCGCCCTGTTCTTCTTCTGCAACACCGCCACCGTCTACAAGATCTGCGCCTGgatgcagctgctggcag CGCTCTGCCTGGTGCTGGGCTGCATGATCTTTCCCGATGGCTGGGATGCAGAGACCATACGGGACATGTGCGGGGAGAAGACAGGGAAGTACTCCCTGGGTGACTGCTCTGTGCGCTGGGCTTATATCCTGGCCATCATCGGCATCCTCAACGCCCTTATCCTTTCCTTCCTGGCCTTTGTTCTCGGCAACCGGCAGAACGACCTGCTGCACGAGGAGCTCAAGACAGAGAGCAAAG ATTTTGTTGGCACTGCG AGGATATAA